The following proteins come from a genomic window of Solwaraspora sp. WMMA2065:
- a CDS encoding ISAs1 family transposase, whose translation MPHSVTPAVDPVSTPVVGDVASSCHDLLELLLAVSDGRSAQGRDHPVAVVLTLVAAATMAGATGYTAIAGWVADVPAEVMDSLYERVGARPARRPSRSTIWRVCTDADADVLDAVIAEWTTTRHAHVRTGTPTQVRLDGKTVGGAVGDDGNQLHLLSALAGDPRPGAAGVVLAQAPTDGAKTTEPATARALLQTLDLPGRTVTADALHTVRATAELIHHRGGQFMFPVKENRRTLFDALNTLPWADTPPDLESVDIGHGRRTRRTIRVLPAPPDLPFPHVNQVWLIERYVTHTATGKQSAAARLGVASHTPDQAGPAELAAYNRGHWAIESLHWIRDTCYREDRSTTRTRSGPRVLASLRNLAINALRLAGRTDITEATRWAARNMTRPFTILNLTR comes from the coding sequence ATGCCGCATTCTGTCACCCCCGCTGTCGATCCGGTGTCCACGCCGGTCGTCGGGGACGTCGCGTCGTCGTGTCACGACCTGCTGGAGCTGTTGTTGGCGGTGTCCGACGGCCGGTCGGCGCAGGGTCGTGACCATCCGGTCGCGGTCGTCCTGACGTTGGTGGCGGCCGCGACCATGGCCGGGGCGACCGGCTACACCGCGATCGCGGGCTGGGTCGCCGACGTACCGGCCGAGGTCATGGACAGCCTCTACGAACGGGTCGGGGCCAGACCGGCCCGACGGCCGTCCCGGTCGACGATCTGGCGGGTCTGCACCGACGCCGACGCCGACGTGCTCGACGCCGTCATCGCCGAATGGACAACGACACGACACGCCCACGTCAGAACCGGCACGCCGACCCAGGTACGTCTGGACGGCAAGACCGTCGGCGGCGCCGTCGGCGACGACGGGAACCAGCTGCACCTGCTGTCCGCTCTCGCCGGGGACCCGCGACCGGGAGCGGCGGGCGTCGTGCTCGCCCAGGCGCCGACCGACGGCGCCAAGACCACGGAGCCAGCCACCGCCCGCGCCCTGCTGCAGACCCTCGACCTGCCAGGCCGGACAGTCACCGCGGACGCGTTACACACCGTCAGGGCGACCGCCGAACTCATCCACCACCGTGGCGGCCAGTTCATGTTCCCGGTCAAGGAGAACCGCCGGACCCTGTTCGACGCCCTCAACACGCTGCCCTGGGCCGACACCCCACCCGACCTGGAAAGCGTCGACATCGGACACGGCCGCCGGACCCGCCGCACGATCCGTGTCCTGCCCGCCCCGCCCGATCTGCCGTTCCCGCACGTCAACCAGGTCTGGCTGATCGAACGCTACGTCACGCACACCGCCACCGGGAAACAGTCCGCCGCCGCGCGGCTCGGCGTCGCCAGCCACACTCCCGACCAGGCCGGCCCCGCCGAACTGGCCGCCTACAACCGCGGTCACTGGGCCATCGAGTCGTTGCACTGGATCAGGGACACCTGCTACCGGGAGGACCGGTCGACCACGCGTACCCGGTCCGGGCCCCGCGTCCTGGCCTCGCTACGCAACCTAGCGATCAACGCCCTACGCCTGGCCGGCCGAACCGACATCACGGAAGCCACCAGATGGGCCGCCCGCAACATGACCAGGCCATTCACCATCCTCAACCTCACCAGATGA
- a CDS encoding histidine phosphatase family protein → MARTLLYLVRHGEQDSDETGSDPGLSELGRRQARRLGQRLRAVPFDAVHHGPAARAAQTAEEIAAFLPGIPVHECRFAADVTPVPAPGRADQAVPQRYADFVDAVPEQERDPGAVRAQAAVNHWGRVGDVDRHELVVTHNFVIGWAVRHALDAPYWRWLGLNQFNCGLTIVQWRSDAPPTLVSSNDIGHLPPGERGQPPVDLLT, encoded by the coding sequence ATGGCGCGGACGCTGCTGTACCTGGTCCGGCACGGCGAGCAGGACAGCGACGAGACCGGGTCCGACCCAGGCCTGTCGGAGCTCGGCCGGCGCCAAGCGCGCCGGCTCGGTCAGCGTCTGCGTGCTGTGCCGTTCGACGCCGTCCACCACGGTCCGGCGGCGCGGGCCGCGCAGACCGCCGAGGAGATCGCGGCTTTCCTGCCCGGGATCCCGGTGCACGAATGTCGGTTCGCCGCCGACGTGACGCCGGTGCCGGCTCCCGGGCGCGCCGACCAGGCGGTGCCGCAGCGGTACGCCGATTTCGTCGACGCGGTCCCGGAACAGGAGCGCGACCCCGGCGCGGTACGGGCACAGGCAGCGGTGAACCACTGGGGGCGGGTCGGCGACGTCGACCGGCACGAACTGGTGGTGACGCACAACTTCGTGATCGGCTGGGCGGTCCGGCATGCGCTGGACGCGCCGTACTGGCGGTGGCTCGGGCTGAACCAGTTCAACTGCGGCTTGACGATCGTGCAGTGGCGCAGCGACGCTCCGCCGACCCTGGTGAGCTCTAACGACATCGGCCACCTGCCGCCGGGCGAGCGGGGCCAGCCACCGGTGGATCTGCTGACCTGA
- a CDS encoding sulfite exporter TauE/SafE family protein, whose product MDLPAFALLVGAGLAAGTVNAAAGGGSLITFPALIAVGLPPVSANVTNAIAVCPGYVASTVGSRDDLPRRRGLWRLVPTAVAGAVLGCVLLLITPPRAFELIVPFLVISAAAVLGFQNQLRRLVGEPHDLSAGREQLSLQAMTFFCAAYGGYFGAALGVMLVAGLALVLDEALNGVVALKNLLSAAVGVTTVAVFAIFGPVNWVAAATVAPATIVGGYVGARVVRKLPPTVLRFGIVVFGVGIGVLLLARALR is encoded by the coding sequence ATGGATCTTCCCGCGTTCGCGTTACTGGTCGGGGCCGGGTTGGCGGCCGGCACCGTCAACGCGGCGGCCGGCGGCGGCTCGTTGATCACCTTCCCGGCGCTGATCGCCGTCGGGCTGCCGCCGGTGTCAGCGAACGTCACCAACGCGATCGCGGTCTGCCCCGGCTACGTGGCCAGCACCGTCGGCAGCCGCGACGACCTGCCCCGCCGACGCGGACTGTGGCGCCTCGTCCCGACCGCCGTCGCCGGGGCGGTCCTCGGCTGCGTCCTGCTGCTGATCACCCCGCCCCGGGCCTTCGAGCTGATCGTGCCGTTCCTGGTGATCAGCGCGGCGGCGGTGCTCGGCTTCCAGAACCAGCTGCGGCGCCTCGTCGGCGAACCCCACGACCTGTCAGCCGGGCGCGAACAGCTGTCACTGCAGGCGATGACGTTCTTCTGCGCCGCGTACGGCGGATACTTCGGTGCCGCGCTCGGGGTGATGCTGGTCGCCGGCCTGGCCCTGGTGCTCGACGAGGCGCTCAACGGCGTCGTCGCGTTGAAGAACCTGCTGTCGGCCGCGGTCGGGGTGACCACCGTCGCCGTGTTCGCCATCTTCGGCCCGGTCAACTGGGTCGCGGCGGCGACGGTCGCCCCGGCCACCATCGTCGGCGGCTATGTCGGCGCGCGAGTGGTGCGCAAGCTGCCGCCGACCGTGCTGCGCTTCGGCATCGTCGTCTTCGGCGTCGGGATCGGCGTCCTGCTGCTTGCCCGCGCCCTGCGCTGA
- a CDS encoding bifunctional RNase H/acid phosphatase, whose amino-acid sequence MRVVVEADGGARGNPGPAGYGAVVLDADTGTVLAERGEALGVATNNVAEYQGLIAGLRAAAEIGATSVDVRMDSKLVVEQMCGRWQIKNPGLRPLAAQAATLVREFDSVRFSWIPREQNKRADALANQAMDQAAGKSAKATAAPPAPVASAASAAPTASVGSVVEVQPSMFAVAGAGDAPAASWEPPTTATATRLILVRHGETGLNKQSRYSGRGDVALSEQGAAQATAAAARIAVIRAKVDVIVCSPLSRCVDTARAIAAEVGDPPVRAEADLIECDFGEWEGRTFAEVRERWPAELTAWLASTELSPPGGESFAQVAGRVRRVVRELLTTYRGKTVVVVSHVSPLKIMLRDALGAGDALLHRLYLDPTGISVIDTWPDGGVAVRTVNDTAHLAGIATP is encoded by the coding sequence TTGAGGGTCGTCGTCGAAGCCGACGGGGGCGCCCGGGGCAACCCCGGACCCGCCGGGTACGGGGCCGTGGTGCTCGACGCCGACACCGGCACGGTGCTCGCCGAACGGGGCGAGGCGCTCGGCGTCGCCACCAACAACGTCGCCGAGTACCAGGGGCTGATCGCCGGGCTGCGGGCCGCCGCCGAGATCGGCGCCACCTCGGTCGACGTACGGATGGACTCGAAGCTGGTCGTCGAGCAGATGTGCGGCCGGTGGCAGATCAAAAATCCGGGGCTGCGCCCGCTCGCCGCGCAGGCCGCGACACTGGTCCGCGAGTTCGACTCGGTCAGGTTCAGCTGGATCCCCCGGGAGCAGAACAAGCGCGCCGACGCCCTGGCCAACCAGGCGATGGACCAGGCCGCTGGCAAATCGGCCAAGGCCACCGCGGCTCCGCCGGCACCGGTCGCTTCGGCTGCGTCTGCAGCCCCGACGGCTTCCGTCGGGTCGGTCGTCGAGGTCCAGCCGTCGATGTTCGCCGTCGCCGGGGCCGGCGACGCCCCGGCCGCGTCGTGGGAGCCGCCGACCACCGCCACCGCCACCCGGCTCATCCTGGTCCGGCACGGCGAGACCGGGCTGAACAAGCAAAGCCGCTACTCCGGGCGCGGCGACGTAGCGCTGTCCGAGCAGGGCGCGGCGCAGGCCACCGCCGCCGCCGCGCGGATCGCGGTGATCCGGGCGAAGGTCGACGTCATCGTCTGCTCGCCGCTGTCGCGCTGCGTCGACACGGCGCGGGCGATCGCCGCCGAGGTCGGCGACCCGCCGGTACGCGCCGAAGCCGACCTGATCGAGTGCGACTTCGGCGAATGGGAGGGCCGCACCTTCGCCGAGGTACGGGAACGCTGGCCGGCCGAGCTGACCGCCTGGCTCGCCTCCACCGAACTGTCCCCGCCCGGCGGGGAGTCGTTTGCCCAGGTCGCCGGCCGGGTCCGTCGGGTGGTGCGGGAACTGCTCACCACGTACCGGGGAAAGACCGTGGTGGTGGTCTCGCACGTCTCCCCGCTGAAGATCATGCTGCGCGACGCGCTGGGCGCCGGGGACGCGTTGCTGCACCGGCTCTACCTCGACCCGACCGGCATCTCGGTGATCGACACCTGGCCGGACGGCGGCGTGGCGGTGCGTACCGTCAATGACACCGCCCACCTCGCCGGCATCGCCACCCCCTGA
- a CDS encoding C4-type zinc ribbon domain-containing protein, whose product MKADPQAQRRLLDLQAIDTALTQLAHRRRTLPEHAELDALARELSALEDERVRAQVAVDDLDRDIARLERDVDQVRARKDKDQARLAAGSGPARELEALQHELASLTRRQTELEDAELELMEQRETAQAALDQVTGRIDSTRQRRAEVEQTRERNLAEIASEEQFKTSARAPLAGDLPADLVALYDKIRENSGGLAAALMRAGRCGGCRLELSATERGRIKAADPAEVVRCEDCRRIMVRTAESGL is encoded by the coding sequence GTGAAGGCAGACCCGCAAGCCCAGCGCCGCCTGCTCGACCTGCAGGCGATCGACACCGCGCTCACCCAGCTCGCCCACCGGCGACGGACCCTGCCCGAGCACGCTGAGCTGGACGCCCTGGCGCGGGAACTGTCAGCGCTGGAGGACGAGCGGGTCCGCGCCCAGGTCGCCGTCGATGACCTGGACCGCGACATCGCCCGGCTGGAGCGCGACGTCGACCAGGTCCGCGCCCGCAAGGACAAGGACCAGGCCCGGCTCGCCGCCGGCTCCGGTCCGGCCCGGGAACTGGAGGCGCTGCAGCACGAACTCGCATCGCTGACCCGCCGGCAGACCGAGCTGGAGGACGCCGAACTGGAGCTGATGGAACAGCGGGAGACCGCTCAGGCCGCGCTCGACCAGGTCACCGGACGCATTGACAGCACCCGGCAACGGCGTGCCGAGGTCGAGCAGACCCGGGAACGCAACCTCGCCGAGATCGCCAGCGAGGAACAGTTCAAGACCTCCGCCCGCGCCCCGCTGGCCGGCGACCTCCCAGCCGACCTGGTCGCCCTCTACGACAAGATCCGGGAAAACTCGGGTGGGCTGGCCGCCGCGCTGATGCGCGCCGGCCGCTGCGGCGGCTGCCGACTCGAACTGTCCGCCACCGAACGGGGCCGGATCAAGGCGGCCGACCCGGCCGAGGTGGTTCGCTGCGAGGACTGCCGCCGCATCATGGTGCGGACCGCCGAGTCGGGCCTGTGA
- a CDS encoding Nif3-like dinuclear metal center hexameric protein, producing MDTTAASPVRVAEVVAAVERRYPPAWAEQWDRVGLVLGEPGAPVRHVWCVVDCVPETVAEAVDAGADMIIAHHPLLLRGVSSVAPTTYKGRIVHDLIRAGVALYAAHTNADVARPGVSDALADRLGLTDLRPLVPAAPGSPAAAVAGQGAGRIGTLRQPLSLAALTRHAAEVLPATAWGVRAAGDPGRLVTTVAVCGGAGDSYLAAASAAGVDAYLTADLRHHPVSEQTAAGGPALLDAAHWATERPWLDDLAAYLTGELGVAATVSDLDTDPWTLHTPSAGRARVATSVTPTATAPAGPTATAPARSAPAASTHEEPHP from the coding sequence GTGGACACAACTGCAGCATCACCGGTACGGGTCGCCGAGGTGGTCGCCGCCGTCGAGCGGCGCTACCCGCCGGCCTGGGCCGAGCAGTGGGACCGCGTCGGACTGGTCCTCGGCGAACCGGGCGCCCCGGTGCGGCACGTGTGGTGCGTCGTCGACTGCGTACCGGAAACCGTCGCCGAGGCGGTCGACGCCGGCGCCGACATGATCATCGCCCACCACCCGCTGCTGCTGCGCGGTGTCTCCTCGGTCGCCCCCACCACGTACAAGGGGCGGATCGTCCACGACCTGATCCGGGCCGGCGTCGCGCTGTACGCCGCGCACACCAACGCCGACGTGGCCCGACCCGGCGTCTCCGACGCGCTCGCCGACCGGCTCGGCCTGACCGATCTGCGACCGCTGGTGCCGGCGGCACCCGGCAGCCCGGCCGCCGCCGTCGCCGGCCAGGGCGCCGGCCGGATCGGCACGCTGCGTCAGCCGCTCAGCCTCGCCGCGCTCACCCGGCACGCCGCGGAGGTGCTGCCGGCCACCGCCTGGGGGGTACGGGCCGCCGGTGACCCGGGACGCCTGGTCACCACTGTGGCGGTCTGCGGCGGCGCCGGTGACTCCTACCTGGCCGCCGCGAGCGCCGCCGGAGTCGACGCCTACCTGACCGCCGACCTGCGCCACCACCCGGTCAGCGAACAGACAGCCGCTGGCGGCCCGGCGCTGCTCGACGCCGCTCACTGGGCCACCGAACGCCCCTGGCTGGACGACCTCGCCGCCTACCTCACCGGCGAACTCGGGGTCGCCGCCACAGTCTCCGACCTCGACACCGACCCGTGGACGCTGCACACGCCGTCCGCTGGCCGCGCTCGGGTGGCGACCAGCGTCACCCCCACCGCCACGGCACCCGCCGGCCCCACCGCCACGGCACCCGCCCGTTCCGCGCCCGCCGCATCCACCCATGAGGAGCCCCATCCGTGA
- a CDS encoding flavoprotein, with product MTPAGARTLYVIACGSPASRHVGRLVTLARRRGWSVCVVVTPDGRKFVDLPALAAQTGHPVRVDYKNPGDPDVLPPADAMIVAPATANTINKWAAGITDTLALGLVVEAQGKGLPIVTLPFTNTALAGHPAFQESVARLRGWGVQVLLGDDVLPLQPPGEGNQIIDRIPWHLTLDALDEQLSAGTTHG from the coding sequence GTGACCCCGGCCGGTGCCCGGACCCTCTACGTGATCGCCTGCGGCAGCCCAGCCTCCCGACATGTCGGGAGGCTGGTCACGCTGGCCCGACGACGCGGCTGGTCGGTGTGCGTGGTGGTCACCCCGGACGGGCGCAAGTTCGTCGACCTGCCGGCGCTGGCCGCACAGACCGGCCACCCGGTGCGGGTCGACTACAAGAACCCCGGCGACCCGGACGTGCTACCCCCCGCCGACGCGATGATCGTCGCCCCCGCCACCGCCAACACGATCAACAAGTGGGCCGCCGGGATCACCGACACCCTCGCCCTCGGACTGGTCGTCGAAGCACAGGGCAAGGGTCTACCGATCGTCACGCTGCCGTTCACCAACACCGCGCTCGCCGGGCACCCGGCGTTCCAGGAGAGCGTCGCCCGGCTGCGCGGCTGGGGGGTGCAGGTGCTGCTCGGCGACGACGTGCTGCCGTTACAGCCGCCCGGTGAGGGGAACCAGATCATCGACCGGATCCCCTGGCACCTCACCCTCGACGCCCTCGACGAGCAGCTGTCCGCCGGCACCACCCACGGCTGA
- a CDS encoding helix-turn-helix domain-containing protein encodes MEELPIGRRVAYWRGRRRMSQQVFADRLGKSKSWVDKVERGVRRLDKFSVIHEIADVLQLDAQLLLGKDPERRPESVTCIDQVEVEEIRAALERYDSISTLFRPANDAPQLAEMHKATNHAWLTFQHAKYGVLARALPRLLRDAQAADAHYTGDDDNAQQAASLLGQLYQIASSTLRKLGEYDLAWLAADRSIAVSHRAGDRLLTGVATCRVGNALLALGRSRAALEVNVNIANGLAPADSRSSTPEQLSVYGLLLLQGAMAAARLGDSATVRDLVNGADDAARALGENRNHYWTCFGPTNVQLHRAAAAVELGEGRAAVETHQAIMEDPGFSALLPERRAHHLLDIARGYAQSGELEKATEMLLEGDRLAPAEIRCRPVAHAVMADVLRRTRGTPSAPVAELAEHMGVGV; translated from the coding sequence GTGGAAGAGTTACCCATCGGTCGGCGGGTCGCCTACTGGCGTGGCCGGCGCAGAATGTCCCAACAGGTGTTCGCCGATCGGCTCGGAAAATCCAAGAGCTGGGTGGACAAGGTCGAACGGGGGGTGCGCCGGCTGGACAAGTTCTCGGTGATCCACGAGATCGCCGACGTGCTACAGCTCGACGCGCAACTGCTGCTCGGCAAGGACCCGGAGCGGCGGCCGGAGAGCGTCACCTGCATCGACCAGGTGGAGGTGGAGGAGATCCGGGCCGCACTGGAACGCTACGACTCGATCAGCACTCTGTTCCGACCCGCGAACGACGCGCCGCAGCTCGCCGAGATGCACAAGGCCACCAACCATGCCTGGCTGACCTTCCAGCACGCCAAGTACGGGGTGCTGGCCCGGGCGCTGCCCCGGCTGCTGCGCGACGCGCAGGCCGCCGACGCCCACTACACCGGTGACGACGACAACGCGCAGCAGGCGGCGAGTCTGCTCGGCCAGCTCTACCAGATCGCCTCGTCCACGCTGCGCAAGCTCGGCGAGTACGACCTCGCCTGGCTGGCCGCCGACCGGTCGATCGCGGTGTCGCACCGGGCCGGTGACCGGCTGCTGACCGGGGTGGCGACCTGCCGGGTCGGCAACGCACTGCTGGCCCTCGGCCGGTCCCGAGCGGCCCTGGAGGTGAACGTGAACATCGCCAACGGGCTCGCCCCGGCGGACAGCCGCAGCAGCACCCCGGAGCAGCTGTCCGTCTACGGCCTGCTGCTGCTGCAGGGCGCGATGGCCGCCGCTCGGCTCGGCGACAGCGCCACCGTCCGGGACCTGGTCAACGGCGCCGACGACGCGGCGCGGGCGCTCGGCGAGAACCGCAACCACTACTGGACCTGCTTCGGCCCGACCAACGTGCAACTGCACCGGGCGGCGGCCGCCGTGGAGCTCGGCGAGGGCCGGGCAGCGGTCGAGACCCACCAGGCGATAATGGAAGATCCGGGCTTCAGCGCCCTGCTGCCGGAACGGCGGGCGCACCACCTGCTCGACATTGCCCGCGGCTACGCTCAGTCCGGCGAGCTGGAAAAGGCCACCGAGATGCTGCTGGAGGGCGACCGGCTCGCCCCGGCGGAGATCCGCTGCCGGCCAGTGGCCCACGCCGTCATGGCCGACGTGCTGCGCCGCACCCGGGGTACGCCCTCGGCGCCGGTCGCCGAACTCGCCGAACACATGGGGGTCGGCGTGTGA
- a CDS encoding bifunctional DNA primase/polymerase, translated as MRWTVQPPFVRLRLRRGALRYARHGWPVTPGAYLHQGRFRCDRPGCPTTGCHPALQHWERDASDQRDRVGSWWRQQPHTVLLATGHAFDVLDVPARLGLRTLCTLRLRGGAAAPGRGQLRGPVAVTPTGRWMFLVRPGDALRPELADSLDVIQHGPGSWIPAPPTVLPQGPVRWAVDPDEVGWRLPDSYAVQRIIVDSREHAAAPPRLPQPRSAPVGPLPGAVPLTVPVVPAATVFVPRQTSTLRRAL; from the coding sequence ATGCGGTGGACGGTCCAACCGCCTTTCGTCCGCCTGCGGCTCCGCCGCGGCGCGCTGCGCTACGCCAGACACGGCTGGCCGGTGACGCCAGGGGCGTACCTGCACCAGGGGCGCTTCCGGTGTGACCGCCCCGGCTGTCCCACCACGGGCTGCCACCCGGCGTTGCAGCACTGGGAGCGGGACGCCAGTGATCAGCGCGACCGGGTCGGCTCGTGGTGGCGTCAGCAGCCGCACACCGTCCTGCTGGCCACCGGACACGCGTTCGACGTGCTCGACGTGCCGGCCCGGCTCGGCCTGCGGACGCTGTGCACGCTGCGGCTGCGCGGCGGAGCGGCGGCACCCGGCCGGGGCCAGCTGCGCGGCCCGGTCGCGGTCACCCCGACCGGGCGGTGGATGTTCCTGGTTCGCCCGGGTGACGCGCTGCGCCCGGAGCTGGCCGATTCGCTGGACGTCATCCAGCACGGGCCGGGCTCCTGGATTCCCGCCCCGCCGACGGTGCTGCCGCAGGGGCCGGTCCGCTGGGCGGTCGATCCGGACGAGGTCGGCTGGCGGCTACCGGACTCGTACGCCGTACAACGGATCATCGTCGACTCCCGGGAACACGCCGCCGCGCCACCCAGGCTGCCGCAGCCCCGCAGCGCGCCGGTCGGGCCGCTGCCGGGTGCCGTGCCGCTCACCGTCCCGGTCGTCCCGGCGGCGACGGTCTTCGTCCCCCGGCAGACGTCCACCCTGCGCCGGGCGTTGTGA
- a CDS encoding DUF3040 domain-containing protein, whose amino-acid sequence MLSREDQRRFDQIARHLRTTDPDFVARLGDQAANRRNRAAIIASVLLWAVVPLLALFGGWIAASICTVALTAAGVLALRARRW is encoded by the coding sequence ATGCTCAGCAGGGAGGATCAACGCCGGTTCGACCAGATCGCCCGCCATCTGCGGACGACCGATCCGGACTTCGTCGCCCGCCTGGGCGATCAGGCCGCCAACCGGCGGAACCGGGCGGCGATCATCGCCAGTGTGCTGCTCTGGGCGGTGGTGCCGCTGCTCGCCCTGTTCGGCGGCTGGATCGCCGCGTCGATCTGCACGGTGGCGCTCACCGCCGCGGGAGTCCTCGCGCTGCGGGCCCGCCGCTGGTAG